In the Hordeum vulgare subsp. vulgare chromosome 7H, MorexV3_pseudomolecules_assembly, whole genome shotgun sequence genome, one interval contains:
- the LOC123410377 gene encoding uncharacterized protein LOC123410377 gives MGLPLEQWRGSEAADSGGKQAEASGCRTPSGSKARAAADGGCPAPPRKRRAAPGAVSQQGGRGFYAGADVEAFFAANNL, from the coding sequence ATGGGTCTCCCGCTTGAGCAGTGGCGCGGCAGCGAGGCGGCGGACAGCGGCGGCAAGCAGGCGGAGGCCTCCGGGTGCAGGACGCCGAGCGGGTCCAAGGCCCGCGCGGCCGCCGACGGGGGCTGCCCCGCGCCTCCTAGGAAGAGGAGGGCCGCGCCCGGGGCCGTCTCGCAGCAGGGCGGCAGGGGCTTCTACGCCGGCGCCGACGTCGAGGCCTTCTTCGCCGCGAACAACCTCTAG
- the LOC123408240 gene encoding uncharacterized protein LOC123408240 gives MGIGKSGRVKDSDLGPDHVYILEKKNNPTELRLPASPSERAAPARAPVPEAPRRTAQQLPPPVAFRRRSLLRVPVAPFWIGSAEQGVRLASLLDRDPGQAPRPIPALTSRARPATASRIGRPSPQPACPPLCATGLSRPRQFLLAEAEWVLIDKMSALCAISTCLSQWNLFTRSPDALVVTNNLLGVFCIMVRGPKNAAVENNSHLLLQLSFQRRP, from the exons ATGGGCATTGGTAAAAGTGGAAGAGTGAAAGACTCGGATCTTGGACCCGACCACGTATATATCCT agaaaaaaaaaataacCCAACGGAGTTGcgtctccctgcctccccatcggAGCGGGCAGCCCCGGCTCGAGCTCCCGTGCCCGAGGCGCCCCGCCGCACCGCGCAGCAGCTCCCGCCGCCGGTCGCCTTCCGTCGCAGATCCCTGCTGCGAGTCCCCGTCGCCCCGTTCTGGATCGGGTCAGCCGAGCAGGGCGTTCGCCTCGCCTCGCTCCTGGATCGAGATCCAGGTCAAGCGCCTCGCCCGATCCCCGCGTTGACCAGCCGCGCCAGGCCAGCCACAGCCTCCCGCATCGGCCGCCCGAGCCCTCAGCCGGCCTGTCCTCCTCTCTGTGCCACAGGACTCAGCCGGCCTCGCCAGTTCCTGCTCGCCGAAGCTG AATG GGTATTGATAGACAAGATGTCCGCATTGTGTGCCATTTCAACTTGCCTAAGTCAATGGAATCTTTTTACCAGGAGTCCGGACGCGCTGGTCGTGACCAACAACCTTCTAGGAGTGTTTTGTATTATGGTTAGAGGACCGAAGAATG CAGCAGTAGAAAACAACAGCCACCTTCTTCTTCAACTGAGCTTTCAGAGAAGGCCCTAG
- the LOC123411854 gene encoding probable glutathione S-transferase GSTU6, translated as MAGGEEEEVKLLGTWASPFVLRAQLALSFKGVSFENVDEDLGSKSDLLLRSNPVHKAVPVLIHNGRPVCESLVIVQYVDEAFGGMALLPADPHGRAVARFWAAFIEDKLVAPWQKMFKAKTGEEKAEWMEQTLAAVDVLEGGLKECSKGGSFFFGGDNVGYVDVVLGGAVPWVHATEALTGVRLFDGGRVPLLAVWLERFGALDKAQAVMLDAQRLVQHAKMKQAEATAAAAAGDG; from the exons ATGgcaggaggcgaagaagaagaggtgaAGCTGCTGGGCACGTGGGCGAGCCCATTCGTCCTGCGAGCGCAGCTTGCGCTCAGCTTCAAGGGTGTGAGCTTCGAGAACGTCGACGAGGACCTCGGCAGCAAGAGCGACCTCCTCCTGCGCTCCAACCCCGTGCACAAGGCGGTGCCGGTGCTCATCCACAACGGCAGGCCCGTCTGCGAGTCGCTGGTCATCGTACAGTACGTCGACGAGGCCTTCGGCGGGATGGCCCTCCTCCCCGCAGATCCCCACGGACGCGCCGTCGCCCGTTTCTGGGCAGCTTTCATCGAAGACAAG CTGGTGGCGCCATGGCAAAAGATGTTTAAGGCTAAGACCGGCGAGGAGAAGGCCGAGTGGATGGAGCAGACCCTGGCTGCGGTAGACGTGTTGGAGGGAGGCCTGAAGGAATGCTCCAAGGGCGGGAGCTTCTTCTTCGGCGGCGACAACGTAGGGTACGTCGACGTCGTGCTGGGCGGGGCCGTGCCATGGGTCCACGCGACGGAGGCGCTCACCGGCGTGAGGCTCTTCGACGGCGGCAGGGTCCCGCTCTTGGCGGTGTGGTTGGAGCGCTTCGGCGCGCTGGACAAGGCCCAGGCGGTCATGCTGGATGCCCAGAGGCTGGTCCAGCACGccaagatgaagcaggcggaggccACGGCCGCAGCTGCGGCTGGAGATGGCTAA
- the LOC123408869 gene encoding flavin-containing monooxygenase FMO GS-OX-like 5, translated as MVNAFFLIDHAQGDGTVVFRDGSSIKADVIMHCTGYLYDFPFLGDDSTITVDDNCVDPLYKHVFPIEVAPDLSFIGLPWKVIPFPLFELQSKWVAGILSGWIKVPSKDEMMEDVKAIYSKQETRGWPKRYTHNFSGGYQFEYDDWLAEQCGHPPIEEWRKLMYAANAQNKDARPERYRDEWNDDDLVAQASEDFKKYL; from the exons ATGGTAAATGCATTTTTCCTG ATTGACCATGCACAGGGAGATGGCACTGTGGTGTTCCGGGACGGCAGTTCAATCAAAGCGGATGTCATCATGCATTGTACTGG CTATCTGTATGACTTCCCATTTCTTGGGGATGATAGCACCATCACGGTGGATGACAACTGCGTTGATCCATTATACAAGCATGTTTTCCCTATAGAAGTGGCTCCTGACCTGTCTTTCATCGGATTGCCGTGGAAG GTCATCCCTTTTCCATTGTTTGAACTGCAAAGCAAATGGGTCGCTGGTATTCTATCAGGATGGATCAAGGTTCCATCGAAAGATGAAATGATGGAAGATGTCAAAGCCATCTACTCGAAACAGGAAACTCGTGGATGGCCCAAGAGATATACCCACAACTTCAGTGGTGGCTATCAG TTTGAGTACGATGATTGGCTCGCGGAGCAATGTGGCCATCCACCGATTGAAGAATGGAGGAAGCTGATGTATGCTGCTAATGCGCAGAATAAGGATGCTCGTCCGGAGAGATACCGGGATGAGTGGAATGATGATGATCTGGTGGCACAAGCAAGTGAGGACTTCAAGAAATATTTGTAA